The DNA segment AAGGGAATCCTGGAATCCAATTATTCCACCCGGGTCCGCTTCAGAGCCAAAAACGCCATGCTGGAGCTTGTAATAGACGGAAATGAAAATGCCATTAACATGGTGAATACGGATAAGATTTTTCTGGAAGAGCTGTATCTGGAAAATCTAGTGGGTTTAAAAGATAAAAGCTTCTTCCGTGGCAGGGAAATCACCTGGGTTGGAGAAGTATTATATGTTGTCCCTGAAGACGAACTTTTCCTGCTCAAGGATTCCATATCTCATGAACGTTTCGCCTTACTCTGTCCTGGCACGCTGATCGAAACAGAGATAGTGGAAGTTGAAGGGGAAATTGTTGATTTTATTGACAATTCACTCCCTGTGATCAAAGCGAGAAAGGTGGCCAAACTGGTATGAGCAAAATAATTGTGCTTTGTGGAGGCCTGTCCCGTGAGAGGGAAGTCTCCCTGCGTTCCGGGGAGAACGTTTATCAGGCTTTGAAAAGACTGGGATATCAAGCTTCCCTGCTGGACCCTGCCCAGGATTTTTATTCTGAACTGAAAAAAATCTCGCCTGACCTTGTATTTGTCGCGCTCCACGGGCATGGCGGTGAAGATGGATTGATCCAAGGACTGCTGGAATACAACAGGCAGAAATATACAGGTTCCGGCGTGTTCGCCTCCGCCCTTTGCATGAACAAGGTATACTGCAAGATGATGATGGAGAGGATGAAGGTCAAATCTCCTAAATATGTTAATATAGGGCGTTTTCTGACTGATGAGAAACTGAAAGAATGTTTAGCACTTGAGTTTCCGCTGATCATCAAGCCGATTTCAGAAGGATCTTCGATTGGCGTACAGATCATCAAGAGGAAGGACCATCTGGAAACCTTCCTGGCCGAGGGCATCCAGAAATATGGCGATTACTTTGTCGAAGAGTGCATTACCGAGAACATAGAAATTACGGTGAGCGCGATCGGCTCCGGCGAGAGGATCAAGGTGCTGCCGATCCTGGAACTGGTTCCAAAATGTGAGTTTTATGATTATCAGGCAAAATATACCAAAGGCATGACCGAGTTCCACATTCCGGCGAGGCTTCCGGAGCAGGTTTATAACCATTCTTTTGAGATGGCGCTAAAGATTTACAGGGGTATCGGCCTGCGGGGTTTTGCCCGTGTGGATATGCTGGTCAAGGGGCGCGATGTCTATGTGACCGAGATCAACACAATTCCCGGCATGACCGATACTTCCGACCTGCCTGCCTCAGCCAAAGCGGCTGGAATTGGTTTTGATGAATTAGTGGATTTCATCGTCAAAGATGCTCTTGAATATTACGTGGAACATCCACTGGAGCCACGGAAAGATTAGCCTGTTCGGCCAGCTATCTCTGCTTGACTCCGCAGTGGTCGCAAACGTTCCGGGCCGTGAGTATCCTGGCTCCACAATTGTAACACTCGTAATAATCTTCTTCGGCTGAGCCGAAAGGGACAGCACCTCGCTTGAAAAAATAATTATCCATTTCCTGCGATTTCAGGAGTTTCCGGGCTTCATCCTGCAGTTTAGACGATTCAGGGGTTTTGATTTTAGAGAGGGCATAGATTGCACTCTCGAT comes from the Candidatus Wallbacteria bacterium genome and includes:
- a CDS encoding D-alanine--D-alanine ligase; translated protein: MSKIIVLCGGLSREREVSLRSGENVYQALKRLGYQASLLDPAQDFYSELKKISPDLVFVALHGHGGEDGLIQGLLEYNRQKYTGSGVFASALCMNKVYCKMMMERMKVKSPKYVNIGRFLTDEKLKECLALEFPLIIKPISEGSSIGVQIIKRKDHLETFLAEGIQKYGDYFVEECITENIEITVSAIGSGERIKVLPILELVPKCEFYDYQAKYTKGMTEFHIPARLPEQVYNHSFEMALKIYRGIGLRGFARVDMLVKGRDVYVTEINTIPGMTDTSDLPASAKAAGIGFDELVDFIVKDALEYYVEHPLEPRKD